A genomic region of Chelmon rostratus isolate fCheRos1 chromosome 8, fCheRos1.pri, whole genome shotgun sequence contains the following coding sequences:
- the mboat1 gene encoding lysophospholipid acyltransferase 1 — protein MGERADAAFNVSTTGSKWLLPVSERLGFPLDQVNFLACQLFALAAAFWFRLYLSPSHANPLVRHAVATLLGIAFLIFCFGWYSAHILTVVVANYLIIVQADINNVHRYSMVTAMGYLTMCQVSRVFIFNYGILSTDFSGPLMIVTQKITTLAFQLHDGMCKKSEQLTSEQKLLAINARPSLIEYLSYNLNFLSVLVGPCSNYKDYTDFIEGRHISRRLRQHSGTCNGQNGYDKTLEPSPLNAVCQKLLVCCGCMLFFLTVTRSLPITYNVDPHFVSHAPFLTRLTYAFFSIQAARPKFYFAWTLADAVNNAAGYGFLGMDENGKPSWDLICNLNILGIETATSFKTFIDNWNIRTGIWLKMVCYDRVPKHRLALTFILSALWHGVYPGYYFTFITAIPITMAARNVRKSIRHYFLGLRGLKLAYDILTWAATQLAICYTVMPFLLLAVEPTLVYYRSMYFHVHIISILAAIALYQKHKPREPAATTKTFSSASFSSSCSAQCQPVHSNNNDKVD, from the exons ATGGGCGAGCGCGCGGACGCCGCGTTTAACGTCAGTACCACTGGATCCAAGTGGCTGCTGCCCGTCAGTGAACGCCTGGGCTTTCCTCTCGACCAG GTGAATTTTCTGGCCTGTCAGCTGTTTGCCCTGGCTGCTGCCTTCTGGTTTCGTCTCTACCTCAGTCCTAGCCATGCCAACCCCCTGGTCAGGCACGCTGTGGCCACTCTCCTTGGCATTGCTTTTCTCATCTTCTGCTTTGGATG GTACTCAGCCCACATCCTGACAGTGGTGGTTGCAAACTACCTGATCATTgtccaagctgacatcaataaTGTGCACAG GTATTCCATGGTGACGGCTATGGGCTACTTGACAATGTGCCAAGTGAGCAGAGTCTTCATCTTTAACTATGGGATACTGTCCACGGACTTCTCGGG GCCCTTGATGATAGTAACCCAGAAGATCACCACACTGGCGTTTCAGCTCCATGACG gtatGTGTAAGAAATCTGAACAGTTGACCTCGGAGCAGAAGCTTCTGGCTATAAA TGCGAGGCCTTCTCTCATCGAGTACCTGAGCTACAATCTGAACTTCCTGAGTGTCTTGGTGGGACCATGCAGTAACTACAAGGACTACACAGACTTCATAGAGGGCAGGCACATCAGCAGGAGGCTCAGGCAGCACTCCGGGACGTGTAATGGGCAGAACGGCTATGATAAGACACTGGAGCCGTCACCACTG aacGCTGTCTGTCAAAAATTGCTGGTCTGCTGCGGCTGTATGCTGTTCTTCCTCACTGTGACTCGGTCCTTGCCGATAACATATAACGTGGACCCCCACTTTGTGAGCCACGCCCCCTTCCTCACCAGACTCACCTACGCTTTCTTCTCCATACAAGCAGCAAGGCCCAAATTCTACTTCGCATGGACGCTAG CTGACGCAGTCAACAACGCTGCTGGTTATGGTTTCTTGGGCATGGATGAAAATGGAAAGCCATCGTGGGACCTCATCTGCAACCTCAACATCTTAGGGATTGAG ACTGCAACCAGCTTCAAGACATTTATTGACAACTGGAATATTCGAACAGGAATTTGGCTCAAAAT GGTGTGTTATGACCGAGTGCCCAAGCACAGGTTGGCTTTGACCTTCATCCTGTCTGCCTTGTGGCACGGTGTTTATCCAGGGTACTATTTCACCTTTATCACTGCCATCCCCATCACGATGGCAGCACGAAAT GTGCGGAAGTCTATTCGCCACTACTTCCTTGGCCTCAGAGGCTTGAAGCTGGCTTACGACATCTTAACTTGGGCAGCCACTCAGCTGGCCATCTGCTACACTGTCatgccttttcttcttcttgcagTAGAGCCCACTTTGGTTTATTACAG GTCTATGTACTTCCACGTGCACATCATTAGCATTCTGGCTGCGATCGCCCTGTATCAGAAACACAAACCCAGGGAACCCGCCGCCACCACTAAAACGTTTTCCTCCGCCTCCTTCTCGTCTTCGTGCTCAGCCCAGTGCCAGCCTGTTCACtccaacaacaatgacaaagtAGACTGA